The Oscillospiraceae bacterium genome includes the window TATTATGACGGTGAATTTCCGAGCGTATTATCAGATTATTTCAGATGTAATGGGTATTATGACCAATATACGTTTGAGTATTTTATTTCTTTAATTGAAAAGAAAGACGAATTTAAAAAATTCACTGTTAATTTGCTCCTGCGTGATCTGCCACAGGAAATGAAGAATAATATTCTCAACATGTCAAAAAAGATGCTGTACGATGAAGTCTTGAAGAAGCTTTCGTATACTGATGAAATAATAATGAATGTTTTAAATATGTTGAATGACTTTGATTCTTTTATAGATGATATTATAGATTACTTTTATAAGATAAAACCTGTTATTTGTGATTTGCATCAGCAATTCAAAAAGAAAATAGAAGAGGAATTTGCTATATTTCAAACAGATGAATGCATTAATAATCTGGGTAGATTTTTAAATATAGAAATATCAGCTTTAAAAAGCTCTGACTTTTCATTCTGTCTTATACATAAATATGTATGCTTATCCAAAACAAATAAAAACAACAAAAATTTGGGATTTATTACAGGTATTTCTCTAAAAAAGGCTATTGATTGCTTTTTTATTTATAATAATATAACCCTTGAGACTTTTATAAATGCGTTAGGAAATTCAATCAGATATAATGTGGTTATTCAATTAAACAAGCATGGTGCATTAACTTCAAGCCAACTTTCGAGAATTCTAAATGTTTCAAATACCGCTATGAGAAGACATATAGATATTTTATTTAATGAATATGTTATAAAAATATCAAATCAGACTAATCGTGAAATCTATTTTTCAATAAATGAAAGCTATTTTAAATATATATTGCCGAAATTCAAAGATTTTATAAAAACATTGTCGAAAGATGATGATTATTATGATGCAATTACAAAAAAAGTTAAGGAGAGTTAAATATCTTTCAACGGGCATTATTTATTAACTCGACATTTAAAAAGGCTTTGGTATATGGGCTTTTCTCAACAAAGCTAATTTAAATTCCGTTTTAATAATTGCCGGGTAAATAATAGAAAGAATGGAAAACGCCTGAAATAACGTCTGTCAAGATCGACACGCTGAAGAAAATGATTTTAACATCCGCATTTTCAGGATATGCTTCATGCAGAAATTCCATTATTTTATGATGAATGATGTCGTGAAGTGCCTTAATTCTTTTAATTTCGCCGCAAATAGGTGAAGTTACAGTATTGTTTTGTCGAAACATGTATAATATAATATATACTATGTATGTGATAAATAGAATATTCCATGTACAGTAATTTAATTTATATTTAAGGAGTTATAATAATGGCTGCTCCAATCATAAGAAGAATAGACGATCTCGGAAGAATTGTTATTCCCATAGACATAAGAAAAAACATGGAGATTGAATCCGGAAATGAGCTTGAACTCGTTTTTCAAGACAATCAGATTATAATTAAAAAGCCTCGTAGCAAATGCCGTCTTTGCGGTTCAGAAAAAGATCTTGAAAATATAGATGGTTCATTGTTATGCCACAAGTGCATAAATAAAATAAAATCTGTCTAAACGGTTATGAGCATTCATTAGTGTAACCGTTTGAATAGCTGCTGTTAATCAAATAAGTGCCGAAACTTGGGCGGTAAGACTTTATGTTGTTCAGCTCTGTTTGTACTCACACGGCAGTAAAAGCCCTCTCGCTTTTCGGCTTCCCATTATGCTCATTTTATGAATTTTCTGTTAATAATGGAGAGTACATCATAATTGCAGAGTTTTTCACAATAAGTTCTTCTTTAATAAAATAACCATCCATATCAATTGTCATCTTATACAATTCGTTGTGTCTGCTATATCCGCCCCAATACTCTCCTTTTATTTCGTGATTTTTTTCAACTATTTCATATCTGTATTTGCACTTGGCTGTCGATCGCCAAGCCCCTTCAAGATAATCGGTTCCAACACAAACACTTAATTGATAATTATCTTCGGTATCATTTCGTATCATTAAATCGCCATATGGGTAAAAACAGGTAGCACCACTGCCAAAAGGTTGTGTTCTGTTAGAGTCGGGAAAAACGTCATATCCGTGTCGATGCCTCTCTATGACTGTCAGGGGTGTATGAATTGTCATCCAAAAAATCAAATTGGACATTTGGCATAATCCTCCGCCTGTCCCAGCGGAAAATGTGCCATTATGAAGTACCATCCCATCAACATAACCTTTTCGCTTTGTCGGCTTCCCTATCAATTTCCAATAACTAAACACCTCGTTAGGACGAATGATGATGCCGTCAATTACCTTTGCTGCAATTTTTAAATTAATAATTTTATTATATTGCATCCACATATCAACATCTTTCAATTTTCGCAATAGCGGAGTTCTATGTGAAAAGCAACAGAACGGTAATTGTTCAGATGATGTCTGTGATGCAAAAACATGGTTCATCTTAAGCCACAGAATTTTCCGTAATATTCCGTAGTAAAAACTCCCCGCTTTCAGCCTTACAGCAGAACGTTTTATAGGTTTTTCGACATTTCTATTTGTTTCCATATCTACTACCTCACACACTATAAATAATTCGAAATTCAAAATCAACCTGCTCTGCCAACTTCGGATTTTTCAAGAAACATCCAAATCAGCCACTCACGAACCCATTACATCTCACTTGACCACTCTTTACCAATTATATCATTTTTTTTATTAAACGCAAGCTGTATTTATAGTTTCACAATAAAACAACCATCCATGCAGAACATAAGAGCCAACACAGACGGTAATTTCGAAATAGAATGAGATTTATATCGGATTGCCGACATTGGCGCTTTTCTGCGGGAACAACCTACCGCTCTGATCAAATATAACGAACCGCTTGCCAGCGGCTGATTGAAAAAGTCACAGTCTACACGGCATCTGCGGATGCCGCTGATAAATTTACCGTGGAATTCAAGTCCGGTGTGATAGTGGAATTCAGTGAACAAAGGTAAGACGAAACAAAGCACTCCATAACTATACATCAACCCCAAAACTCTGATTCATTGAACACAAATCCTTTTTTATTCTGTTCTTTAAATTTTTTCGATGGATATTCACTTGGTATTAGCTCAATACGACGTTTACTGCGATCATCATAACCATCAGCACAGAGAATACCACGAGAAAAACGAAATGTATTTTTAATCATATAATTTCGTTGATAATCCAGATCGAAGCCACCTCCATTATAAGATGCTTCAGAATTAGGATAATACATTTCGTTGTTAATCAACATTTTACGAAGTTTTTGTAGCGAGATATATTCACCATCAGTGTCCCTCAAATATAACCTATATGTAGGATCAAACATTATTCTTTTACCGGAAGGAAGAAAACAGTCAGTTACCACATGACAATCATCAAATGGATTTTCATATGGCATACAAGTTATATGTGACGCTTTTATTCCGTTCATGCGCAACAAGGATGCTAAAAGAATGGCAAGTCCTCTGCAATTAATTTTTCCGTTGTGGTTTTCACAAAAAGTTATGATATCTTTTACCCGATGTCCCAGCGGTAGTCCGCTCGAACCGTCGTGGTGAAAGTTTTCGCATACAAAATCAAATAAGGAAAAAGCTAAGTTATCATTAGTAGAAGAATAACCATTTATGTAGTTGATATAATCATATTTTAGAAGTATTTTCGGAGCAGGTTCAAAAAGCCTATATTCAATTAAATAGGGATTTAAAGAATTGCTATTGTTGTATACAGCATATTTCCTAAGTATATCAATACGTGACATTTCGGTATTAGGAACAAACACTTGAGTAGGCCATTTTCCCACCATTCTCTTATCCATTTCGAAAAACCTCCAATATTATTTTCTAGTTTACACATCCAACCTGACCACACAATCCCGCTTAATTCAAAAAACATCTAAATCGACCACTCACGAATCCCTGACATCCAAGCTGGTCACACTCTAAACTATGACAATTACCACTATTTATCAATTATATCATTATTTCCCATTTGAAACAAGCTGTATTCATAGTTTTACAAAGAACGACCACCTTCGTAGACATAAGCCAACACAGACGGTAATTTCGGAATAGAATGAGATTTATATCGGATTACCGACATGGGCACTTTCCTGCGGGAACAACCTACCGCCCTGATCATATACGACGAACCGCTTGTCCGGCGGCTGATTGAAAAAGTCACAGTCTACACGGCAAAGGCGCTCTACGCGAATTTAAACGTAGGGCGCCTTTGTTCACTTTGTTTTCATAATTTCTTGCGTAGATTACATTTTTACAATTATTACCTTTTGGCTATTTCTGTATAACCGGAATCCATATCTCAACACCGTATCCTGTTTGAGCATTGCCAAAATACATTTCCATATCAAAATCACAATCGGCATGCTCATAACTCACGACAGGAAACCACTCGGAATAGATTCTTCTCCAAACTTCATGCAGTTTCTCATCATCACTTTCGCTCTTCCATTCGGTTTGAAATATAGCCCATGTCTGCTCTGGAATGGTTAAAACAGTATACTCATGACAAATTTCTTTATCCCGCTTAATACACCCAAGCATATAAGACATATCTCCGTTTGGATTATGTGCGTATGTTACACCGGTATCAAGTATTTCGCCCGATTTTTTACCAGCTGCCTGTGCAAGAGTTTGGCATCGTCCGTCCCGTGCGCATGCCGCCCAAAATTCAGGGATATCTTTGTAACATTGACCATTCACAACGGTTGTTTTTAACTCAAGTCCAAACACCTCAAACGCCTCTTTTTGCTCAATACGATAATTCATCTCAGATACTCCTTTAATTGATATAGAGAAGGTCATTTTTGGAAAAGCTTTCAGTGAAACGCCAATATCGCGCGCTGACATTGGCATTATGCCATGCAGGTTTTTAAATGCACGACTAAATGCTTCCGGCGACTCATATCCGTATTTTATTGCGACATCAATCACTTTGATATTGCTTGTCTGCAACTCAAAGGCTGCTAACGTTAACCGCCTGCGTCTGATATATTCGGATAACGGCACACCGGTAATAAATGAAAACATCCTTTGAAAATGATACGTCGAGCAACAAGCAATCTGTGCCAATTTATCATACGAAATTTCTTCTGCCAGATTTAACTCAATATAGTCTATAGCATTGTTCATCCTGTCAAGCCACTCCATCGATTTCCCTCCCTTCGAAATTAATATTATCATATAAAATGGTTTAACACCTTGCATTTGATGCACTAAAAAATCATGTTTACACTTTTAAT containing:
- a CDS encoding winged helix-turn-helix domain-containing protein produces the protein MEYNNITGIIYDCIFLGVIYFNKDTVKSVLSKYCDDSDDIFEYYNIIEEKQIFPPKHLYPFFYYDGEFPSVLSDYFRCNGYYDQYTFEYFISLIEKKDEFKKFTVNLLLRDLPQEMKNNILNMSKKMLYDEVLKKLSYTDEIIMNVLNMLNDFDSFIDDIIDYFYKIKPVICDLHQQFKKKIEEEFAIFQTDECINNLGRFLNIEISALKSSDFSFCLIHKYVCLSKTNKNNKNLGFITGISLKKAIDCFFIYNNITLETFINALGNSIRYNVVIQLNKHGALTSSQLSRILNVSNTAMRRHIDILFNEYVIKISNQTNREIYFSINESYFKYILPKFKDFIKTLSKDDDYYDAITKKVKES
- a CDS encoding AbrB/MazE/SpoVT family DNA-binding domain-containing protein, coding for MAAPIIRRIDDLGRIVIPIDIRKNMEIESGNELELVFQDNQIIIKKPRSKCRLCGSEKDLENIDGSLLCHKCINKIKSV
- a CDS encoding VanW family protein, encoding METNRNVEKPIKRSAVRLKAGSFYYGILRKILWLKMNHVFASQTSSEQLPFCCFSHRTPLLRKLKDVDMWMQYNKIINLKIAAKVIDGIIIRPNEVFSYWKLIGKPTKRKGYVDGMVLHNGTFSAGTGGGLCQMSNLIFWMTIHTPLTVIERHRHGYDVFPDSNRTQPFGSGATCFYPYGDLMIRNDTEDNYQLSVCVGTDYLEGAWRSTAKCKYRYEIVEKNHEIKGEYWGGYSRHNELYKMTIDMDGYFIKEELIVKNSAIMMYSPLLTENS
- a CDS encoding transglutaminase-like domain-containing protein; this translates as MDKRMVGKWPTQVFVPNTEMSRIDILRKYAVYNNSNSLNPYLIEYRLFEPAPKILLKYDYINYINGYSSTNDNLAFSLFDFVCENFHHDGSSGLPLGHRVKDIITFCENHNGKINCRGLAILLASLLRMNGIKASHITCMPYENPFDDCHVVTDCFLPSGKRIMFDPTYRLYLRDTDGEYISLQKLRKMLINNEMYYPNSEASYNGGGFDLDYQRNYMIKNTFRFSRGILCADGYDDRSKRRIELIPSEYPSKKFKEQNKKGFVFNESEFWG
- a CDS encoding AraC family transcriptional regulator; this encodes MEWLDRMNNAIDYIELNLAEEISYDKLAQIACCSTYHFQRMFSFITGVPLSEYIRRRRLTLAAFELQTSNIKVIDVAIKYGYESPEAFSRAFKNLHGIMPMSARDIGVSLKAFPKMTFSISIKGVSEMNYRIEQKEAFEVFGLELKTTVVNGQCYKDIPEFWAACARDGRCQTLAQAAGKKSGEILDTGVTYAHNPNGDMSYMLGCIKRDKEICHEYTVLTIPEQTWAIFQTEWKSESDDEKLHEVWRRIYSEWFPVVSYEHADCDFDMEMYFGNAQTGYGVEIWIPVIQK